In Toxoplasma gondii ME49 chromosome VIII, whole genome shotgun sequence, a single genomic region encodes these proteins:
- a CDS encoding protein kinase (encoded by transcript TGME49_231070), with protein sequence MWKGHYREVGGAANGDRAWQPYSAVPHDHPVLSPSGTNRQVLSHAPQPTYTGQGSFPGHMKPPQPAVGQWPSLSSSDIGMQSFSTGMCVTASPGPGSQGVAPPRPASPALDGHLLSFPANRPNASSCLRGSRQNNYLAQRGLTARRIAFPGSPSSHQQELMQGPMSIGCRNTVLRPRTQRDGLSPRTSRGSWSPLRFCSGNTLPDRLNDGTMCVAYVSPVNNQSPAGVGRDIVRSSASPRGRVRVPTRRSEGKAEGWLLPKSPRIQSPSSRRYELAAVAALVTPRVVPVPRLIPSPTNRVSSEEAPRLGDSSCCFPSSPMSRGDPPAFSEDSSYENALSEPARSGATHNHAFPWKDHSGEAYCPHSADPAYMHQRATMADSKGGYTLGKVAEQSGMSTFDRCEMRPTKSSASSAAPTSPTSGMQGTGEYGSACNMAIWAQGAEHGLGPMPASWNNRIPDFNGKNQEKDSSVAVPLSACSNAALEHANRGDATTRWLVGEGKLTLPPTLGDQTSPVRGGPSGVTRTDTSEYVVDGWSKSEAMANTFPVCISDPRNATEDRPRDSPGDPSVATAEQPLAAAFSQCHPTLPAAPGRFSSDPGSGNTMPVLNPRGESPLLSNDPSRNFNGFPCYPQQPVSSAAIESLLTASPLSTLSLPFQFMDFNERSGAALEGADPEECRVRALLQDLHRLQFHPNALKPRDVVFGSSFVSGRGGELQYQVIEEGSFGKVFAGSLARRPEQKVAIKVPVEAMLKTDPAGVVERFTNEWKILAACDHPGIVGLVGGVVHGPFDVWLVTNLVENGHDLHSRKYSRDPEIWREISPQAALSMCRQLASIVAYLHTPKPEAGKPVIVHRDIKPENVIVNDEWQIQICDFGDAEASADGRVSRVSGATWFYAPPELLQSSPVERAAGTFVGNPDADRGAGHVFEEPVFSEKWDIWSMGCVFHEMFGFQNPFHTYVSPTDPPESIYQKLKERAQQNALVPVIDSRIQGLAREIIAKCLNPDPEERPSADEVSRMWATADDLILQDVQLQVSGKSFHEQEVPKSVAAPQDAAEQREGQAAGRGANLIALPDAHNPRSVPDLFHQPHLLAGASEKGLLPNIPLMENDPAMRSGAQLQGTRLCLPYDNAFSTETRLPMTSCGTLPNDPNACSVARVPSAAPLSQDRTENRLSSAGKLVTAERCQHLGAYPTVAGEYSETHQQGLKYSVMQRNFGLEPAAPVGLDGHNQHMHAKRMDMQFVPQKGVAQEGTRMRMNAEPYLGPCAPDQCQASPAMKTTGGQRSVLGIGPEGAGVRHMGGDGFVSVPNLAVVSAASADFVC encoded by the coding sequence ATGTGGAAAGGTCACTATCGAGAGGTTGGCGGCGCTGCAAACGGCGACCGCGCCTGGCAGCCGTACTCGGCGGTCCCACACGATCATCCGGTCCTTTCCCCTTCGGGTACAAATCGGCAGGTTCTGTCACATGCACCTCAACCAACATACACCGGACAGGGGAGTTTTCCGGGGCATATGAAACCTCCTCAACCTGCTGTAGGACAGTGGCCCAGTCTCAGTTCCTCGGACATTGGAATGCAGTCATTCTCAACAGGGATGTGTGTCACGGCTTCTCCGGGACCTGGGTCGCAGGGCGTCGCTCCACCGAGACCAGCCTCTCCTGCGCTTGATGGTCATCTCCTGTCTTTTCCCGCAAATCGACCAAACGCGTCCTCCTGTTTGCGAGGCTCCCGACAGAATAATTATCTGGCACAGAGAGGCCTAACGGCAAGGCGGATCGCTTTCCCAGGTTCCCCCAGCTCGCACCAGCAGGAGCTAATGCAGGGGCCAATGTCAATTGGCTGTCGCAACACCGTTCTGCGCCCGAGGACACAGCGGGACGGTCTTTCCCCAAGAACATCTAGAGGCTCGTGGTCCCCACTGCGTTTTTGTTCAGGGAATACATTACCAGATCGTCTCAATGACGGCACAATGTGTGTGGCGTACGTTTCGCCGGTGAATAATCAGTCACCGGCGGGAGTCGGGCGCGACATTGTGCGTTCTTCAGCTTCCCCAAGGGGCCGGGTAAGGGTGCCAACGAGACGATCTGAAGGGAAAGCCGAAGGCTGGTTGCTGCCAAAGAGTCCGCGGATCCAGAGCCCTTCGAGCCGTCGCTATGAACTGGCCGCCGTGGCAGCTCTCGTCACTCCTCGGGTGGTCCCGGTACCCCGACTGATTCCTTCTCCCACGAACCGAGTGTCCTCAGAGGAGGCACCACGCCTCGGTGACTCTTCCTGTTGCTTCCCTTCAAGTCCCATGTCGAGGGGGGATCCTCCCGCCTTCAGCGAAGACAGCAGCTACGAAAACGCCCTTTCTGAGCCGGCCAGGAGTGGAGCTACTCATAACCACGCCTTTCCCTGGAAGGACCATTCTGGAGAAGCATACTGTCCCCACTCGGCTGACCCTGCTTACATGCATCAGAGGGCCACAATGGCAGACTCGAAGGGTGGATATACATTAGGGAAAGTCGCTGAGCAGAGCGGCATGTCCACTTTTGATCGCTGCGAGATGCGACCAACCAAAAGCTCGGCAAGCAGCGCGGCTCCGACGAGCCCGACTTCGGGTATGCAGGGCACAGGAGAGTAtgggtctgcatgcaacatgGCGATATGGGCGCAAGGCGCTGAGCACGGCCTAGGTCCTATGCCAGCATCTTGGAACAATCGGATACCTGATTTCAACGGAAAGAACCAGGAGAAAGACTCGAGCGTGGCTGTGCCCCTGTCGGCGTGTTCGAATGCAGCCTTGGAACACGCGAATAGGGGTGATGCGACAACTCGCTGGCTGGTCGGGGAAGGGAAGCTCACACTTCCGCCCACTCTAGGCGACCAAACCTCGCCAGTAAGGGGTGGGCCTTCAGGGGTCACCCGCACAGATACCTCGGAGTACGTGGTCGATGGGTGGTCAAAGAGCGAAGCAATGGCAAACACATTCCCAGTGTGTATATCTGATCCGCGAAATGCCACTGAAGATCGCCCAAGGGACTCCCCGGGGGATCCATCTGTAGCTACAGCAGAACAACCTCTGGCCGCTGCGTTCTCACAGTGTCATCCGACCCTTCCTGCAGCTCCAGGCAGGTTCTCCTCCGACCCTGGAAGTGGCAACACGATGCCTGTCTTGAACCCCAGAGGCGAATCGCCTTTGCTTTCAAATGACCCCAGTCGCAACTTTAACGGATTTCCTTGCTATCCCCAGCAacctgtctcctcagctGCAATTGAGTCTCTTCTCACAGCCAGTCCACTGAGCACCTTGTCCCTCCCTTTTCAGTTCATGGACTTCAATGAGCGTTCAGGTGCAGCCCTGGAAGGAGCTGACCCGGAAGAGTGTCGCGTGCGTGCTCTTCTCCAGGACCTCCACCGCCTCCAGTTCCACCCTAATGCGCTTAAACCCCGCGACGTAGTTTTCGGGTCGTCCTTTGTTAGTGGGAGGGGGGGCGAGTTGCAGTACCAGGTGATCGAAGAAGGGAGTTTCGGGAAAGTGTTTGCGGGTTCGCTGGCACGGCGCCCAGAGCAAAAGGTTGCCATCAAGGTTCCGGTGGAAGCAATGCTGAAGACAGATCCGGCGGGTGTCGTGGAGCGCTTTACGAACGAGTGGAAGATtctggctgcatgcgaccACCCCGGAATAGTAGGTCTTGTAGGGGGAGTCGTCCATGGTCCTTTTGATGTCTGGCTGGTAACCAATCTCGTAGAGAACGGCCACGATTTACACTCAAGGAAGTACTCGCGAGACCCGGAGATTTGGCGAGAGATCTCGCCGCAGGCGGCGCTTTCCATGTGTCGGCAACTCGCCTCCATCGTGGCATATCTGCACACGCCTAAGCCTGAAGCAGGGAAACCCGTCATCGTACACCGGGACATCAAGCCAGAAAACGTCATCGTGAACGATGAGTGGCAGATTCAAATCTGTGATTtcggcgacgcagaagcgtcTGCCGATGGTCGCGTGTCCCGCGTCTCGGGGGCGACGTGGTTCTACGCGCCGCCAGAACTTCTTCAGTCGTCGCCAGTCGAGCGAGCCGCGGGCACCTTCGTGGGCAACCCAGATGCGGACCGCGGGGCCGGACACGTTTTTGAAGAACCTGTGTTCAGCGAAAAGTGGGATATCTGGTCTATGGGTTGCGTGTTCCACGAAATGTTTGGGTTCCAAAATCCCTTTCACACGTACGTCTCGCCCACAGACCCGCCGGAGTCTATCTATCAGAAGCTGAAGGAACGAGCGCAGCAAAATGCACTCGTTCCTGTTATCGACTCAAGGATACAAGGCCTTGCCCGGGAGATCATAGCTAAGTGTCTCAACCCCGACCCGGAGGAGCGACCAAGCGCAGACGAAGTTTCTCGTATGTGGGCGACCGCAGACGACTTGATTCTCCAAGATGTCCAGCTGCAGGTGTCCGGCAAATCTTTCCATGAACAAGAAGTCCCGAAATCTGTGGCAGCACCGCAGGACGCTGCGGAGCAGAGGGAGGGACAAGCTGCTGGCAGAGGTGCGAATTTGATCGCACTCCCGGATGCACATAATCCCCGTTCGGTGCCCGATTTGTTTCACCAGCCACACTTGTTGGCGGGTGCCTCTGAGAAGGGCCTCTTGCCTAACATACCTTTGATGGAAAACGATCCGGCAATGCGGAGTGGAGCACAACTCCAAGGCACCCGGCTGTGTCTCCCTTATGACAACGCGTTTTCTACTGAAACTCGCCTGCCTATGACTTCCTGTGGGACACTTCCAAATGACCCCAACGCCTGCTCCGTTGCACGGGTGCCGTCGGCTGCTCCCCTCAGCCAGGATCGTACGGAGAATCGCCTGTCTTCTGCGGGAAAGCTAGTCACTGCGGAAAGGTGCCAGCATCTGGGTGCGTACCCCACCGTTGCAGGGGAGTATTCCGAGACTCACCAGCAGGGCCTGAAGTATTCAGTGATGCAAAGAAACTTCGGGCTCGAACCCGCAGCCCCAGTTGGGTTGGACGGCCACAACCAACACATGCACGCGAAACGTATGGACATGCAATTCGTACCCCAGAAAGGAGTTGCTCAGGAAGGCACAAGAATGAGGATGAACGCTGAGCCGTACCTAGGACCGTGTGCTCCTGATCAATGTCAAGCCTCACCAGCAATGAAAACTACAGGAGGACAAAGATCCGTTCTCGGGATCGGCCCGGAAGGGGCCGGTGTGCGACATATGGGAGGGGACGGTTTCGTAAGTGTTCCGAACCTCGCCGTTGTGTCAGCGGCATCAGCTGACTTCGTATGCTGA
- the RPL38 gene encoding ribosomal protein RPL38 (encoded by transcript TGME49_231080) — protein MAKEIRDLRKFLLTARRPDAKRVTIVRQHKKPRATGGGASTVTKFKIRCSRYLYTFVVEDREKAQKLEGSLPPSLEKVSIPGKK, from the coding sequence ATGGCGAAGGAGATTCGTGATCTTCGCAAGTTCCTGTTGACCGCCCGGCGTCCGGACGCCAAGCGGGTCACGATCGTTAGACAGCACAAGAAGCCCCGTGCCACCGGCGGCGGTGCGTCCACCGTTACCAAGTTCAAGATCAGATGCAGCAGATATCTTTACACCTTCGTGGTGGAGGAtcgcgagaaggcgcagaagctCGAAGGATCGTTGCCGCCGAGTCTCGAGAAGGTGTCCATTCCGGGCAAGAAATGA